A window of Drosophila santomea strain STO CAGO 1482 chromosome X, Prin_Dsan_1.1, whole genome shotgun sequence genomic DNA:
GCATTGGGGGATGATTTTAGTGTGCAACTTTGCAGTTTCCCGCTAAAAAACTGGGAGGGAATGCATCGGCACATCATCAATGCCAAATTTCATGCAGCTCGCTCGACGTTGCCAGATCGCTTGATCACATCATTTACGGAGTTTCGCGTACAGttgtttttcaaatttaaataatttgtcaTTTATTTCTATTCACTAGCTCGACTATTTCGAAACTATTTGGAGGTAATTGTAAGAGGACTTGCCACTTTGAACGGTTGATTTGCATGCGCATACACGTTAAATATGCCTTTAAGCTATGTAGCTAGGAATCGTTTTCAGCAGCCAACAATTGTGAGAAAATATATCAACAATTTtggtataaaatatatatgattaTGAAATAACCGGCAATTGTTTGAAAATTCCACTTGGAGTGCTTTCCAATTGGACAGGCGTGATGGTAGTAGGTATTTCGGAGATAGCTGCCATCTGGTCACACTGCCCAGCGTTACAATTGGCTGTCAAACCAAAACATTCCCCAGTTCCTCAGTTTCCAATTGGACGCCAGGATCAAAGGAGCGCAGCCGCGGGCACAGGAGCACACGTAGCACACGGAGCCAAGGACCCGAGGAGCACCAGAAGCCAAGCTGCTGGCCAGGATGAACGGACTGCCGCCGAGCAAGCACTACAACTTGACGCACTACCAGCAGCGCTACAATTGGGACTGCGGACTGTCCTGCATCATCATGATCCTGTCGGCGCAGCAGCGGGAACAGCTCCTTGGCAACTTTGAGGCCGTGTGCGGCGAGGAGGGATTTGGCTCGAGCACCTGGACCATCGACCTGTGCTATCTGCTGATGCGCTACCAGGTGGGAATGTCATGATGCACATTTATTTGGCCATTCTTCTTACACTCTCAGTCTCATTGGGCAGGTGCGCCACGAGTACTTCACCCAGACGCTCGGCATTGACCCGAACTATGCGCAGCACACGTACTACTCCAAGATCATCGACAAGGACGAACGGCGGGTGACGCGCAAGTTCAAGGACGCCCGGGCACACGGACTGCGCGTGGAGCAGCGCACCGTGGACATGGAGGTCATACTGCGCCATTTGGCCCGCCACGGACCCGTCATCCTGCTGACCAACGCCTCGCTGCTCACGTGCGAGGTGTGCAAGCGCAATGTCCTGGAAAAGTTCGGGTGAGTTTCTCCTTTCCGCCGGCGATCCCCAAAAACCACCTTAAATCCCCATGAATCCCCAATGAAAAGCTGTTTTCACCTACCTTGCATTGTTCAAAACACACGCCTGCGTGGACCCAAAAGGTACGCCGGACACTATGTGGTGCTCTGCGGCTACGATATGGCCGCCCAGAAGCTCTTCTACCACAATCCCGAAGTGCACGATGGCCGTAAGTATGGAGCCACCACAGTGTTGGGCTGAAATTTCATTGATTTTCGTTCTTGGCTGCGTTCCATAGACATTTGTCGCTGCCTCATCGAGTCCATGGACACTGCCCGTCGCGCCTACGGCACCGACGAGGACATCATTTTCATATACGAGAAGCAGGCCACTAAGGAGTAGATGGATTAACCCAGAAAATTAACCgtggaacaggaacaggagtACCTGCCGTCGCCAGGTTGCCAGGTGATGATGAGAAAGGAGGATTGCAATCTGCGCTTGTGATATTAGGTCTTTAGGAGGAGAGCATGTACATGTACATCTATATGCGACCTACGAGTGGTTGCTTGGTTAACTTTGGCACAACAGTGTACTTTATTTAGGTATTGTTAGCAGTTAGCAGTTGGTCCCCATACAAAAAACGATTGAATAACAATTACACACACGTCTATGTAAACTTGCCAGGCAGCGTCCGCATTCTAGAGGCGTTCCATTGACCTGGCGCTCCAAAAACTGTCAGGGGAAAGTAATCCAATGTTATTACTTAATActtagttagttagtttaCAGAGAACAATAGGAATTGTTCTTAGCTTACTTTTCGTTTAGTGCTCCCAAAACTAATTTCCATATTTGTAGTACGAAAACATTCCAATAAGTTGCAATATGGTGCATGTAtgtagaaaataaataagattATTGTTCCAAAAAAATCTCAGCCAGTCGGGCGTCGCCTTAACGTGACTGCTCCTTCTCATCCTGGTCGGCGGCGCCGCAGATCGCCTTGTACAGCTGCTGCATCTTGATGTGGGGCGCCTCAACGGGCAGGATCACCCGACCATCGCCATCCGTGTACTTGCTGTACGGCTGCTCCGAGAAGACCTCGAATCCATGCGAGCGGAATATCTTCTGCGAAAAGATGCCGGTGGCATCGGCTTTCAGCAGGCGAAAGCCATTCTTCCTGGCCACCGCCACCGATCGCTTGACCAGCTCGTTGGCTATGCCCTGGCCACGGTAGCAGGAGTCCACCGACAGGATGCGCACATCGAACATGCACGCCACGTCGAAGTGCTCGAAGAGATTGTACTTGAGATTGTGTCTGTGCAGCAAGTCGAAGATCTTGCGAAAGCCCGCATCGTCATTGGTGTCCAGCTTGCTCAGCGCTTTGGCCGTGTCGCCCGGTTTCAGGATACCATTCAGGACCACGCCGACTATTTTGCACACtccctgctccagctccttcgCATCCACAGCCATCACGCTCATCCGGTCCAGTATGGCCTCGGCAC
This region includes:
- the LOC120455871 gene encoding protein GUCD1 isoform X1, producing the protein MNGLPPSKHYNLTHYQQRYNWDCGLSCIIMILSAQQREQLLGNFEAVCGEEGFGSSTWTIDLCYLLMRYQVRHEYFTQTLGIDPNYAQHTYYSKIIDKDERRVTRKFKDARAHGLRVEQRTVDMEVILRHLARHGPVILLTNASLLTCEVCKRNVLEKFGCFHLPCIVQNTRLRGPKRYAGHYVVLCGYDMAAQKLFYHNPEVHDGHICRCLIESMDTARRAYGTDEDIIFIYEKQATKE
- the LOC120455871 gene encoding protein GUCD1 isoform X2, giving the protein MNGLPPSKHYNLTHYQQRYNWDCGLSCIIMILSAQQREQLLGNFEAVCGEEGFGSSTWTIDLCYLLMRYQVRHEYFTQTLGIDPNYAQHTYYSKIIDKDERRVTRKFKDARAHGLRVEQRTVDMEVILRHLARHGPVILLTNASLLTCEVCKRNVLEKFGYAGHYVVLCGYDMAAQKLFYHNPEVHDGHICRCLIESMDTARRAYGTDEDIIFIYEKQATKE
- the LOC120455869 gene encoding arylalkylamine N-acetyltransferase 1 isoform X2 codes for the protein MEYKMIGPEHCDQVLEHLRRNFFADEPLNKAAGLCQNGSSCAALESHCAEAILDRMSVMAVDAKELEQGVCKIVGVVLNGILKPGDTAKALSKLDTNDDAGFRKIFDLLHRHNLKYNLFEHFDVACMFDVRILSVDSCYRGQGIANELVKRSVAVARKNGFRLLKADATGIFSQKIFRSHGFEVFSEQPYSKYTDGDGRVILPVEAPHIKMQQLYKAICGAADQDEKEQSR
- the LOC120455869 gene encoding arylalkylamine N-acetyltransferase 1 isoform X1; protein product: MDIRRWTQPLVQIALSQILKHAGFQRSATGFPCFKNFITIRRYSDSSMEYKMIGPEHCDQVLEHLRRNFFADEPLNKAAGLCQNGSSCAALESHCAEAILDRMSVMAVDAKELEQGVCKIVGVVLNGILKPGDTAKALSKLDTNDDAGFRKIFDLLHRHNLKYNLFEHFDVACMFDVRILSVDSCYRGQGIANELVKRSVAVARKNGFRLLKADATGIFSQKIFRSHGFEVFSEQPYSKYTDGDGRVILPVEAPHIKMQQLYKAICGAADQDEKEQSR